The Polyangium mundeleinium genome contains the following window.
TTTTCGAGGACACGCGCGCCCATCGAGTCGGCGACATGGTCCGAGACGCAGCTCACCTCGCGCCAGCGGCGGCTCGATCGGGCGCTCCTCGTCAAGGCGGGGAGCGAGGAGCGGCTGCTTCACGTGGAATGGTCGCTCGTGATGCCGCGCGACCTGCCGTGGCGGGTCTTCGAATACCACGTGATGACGGCCATGGCGCTGCGGGACGAGGCGCGCGCGAAGGCGACGCGAAGGCTTCCGCGCATCGAGAGCGTCGTCGTGCTCCTGTCCGGTCGGGACGAACCCTGGCCCGAGGAAGGGGAGTACCGCACCTCGTCCGAGGAAACGGGTTTTTCCGGGGTGCGTTTCCGGATCGAGCCAGTCTATCAGCGGACGGTGGCGGAGCTCGAACGCAGGGCGGCCGAATCCGCAAGCCCGCTGTGGACGCTCTTCACGCCGCTCGCCCGAGACGCGGATCCGGCCAAGATGCTGCGGATCCTCGATAGACTCCGCGAAGACAGCTCGGAGGAGAGTTTCGAGGAGATGGGGGTCGCGATGGCCGTACTGGCTCGGCTCAACAGACGTGACACGACGCTGCGCCGTGTGATACGCTCCTGTTTGCCGAGGGTGCTCGTCATGAAAAACTGGATCTACCGCGAGGGTCGAGAGGAAGGACGAAAGCTCGGACACATCGAGGTCGCCGCCAGCCTGATCGAACGGCGCCTCGGGCGGACGCTCTCCGCAGAGGAATGCGATCGCCTGGCTCTGCGAATCGGCAAGCGGGAGAGCAGACTCCGGCTCGTGGATGCGGTCCTCGACCTGTCCACGCCGGACCTCGAAGTTTGGCTCGCCGCACCGGTCGACGGATAACCCGAGCGCGGCGAGCTTTCCTCGCTCATTCCTCTTCGATCGAAATCCCGAACCCCGGATCCTCGTAAAGCCGGTCGAAGACCTGGGCGAATTTTTTCTCGATGGTCTTGCGCTTCACCTTGAGCGTCGGCGTCACCTCGTCCTCCTCGAGGGAAAAATCCCGTTCGAGCAGGTGAATCCGCTTGATGCCCTCCACGCGCGCGAGCTTCGTATTCGCGCGGCGGACCGCTGACGCGACCCGCTTTTGCACCTCCGGATCGGTCGTGGCCTTCTCCATCACCGGCGCGAGCCCCGGCGGACGGGAGAGCGGGCTCGCCATGAGGGCGCGGCGTAACTCGTCGGCTTGCGCGTCCCCGAGGTGGCCACGCGCCTTCGCCCATTCCACGGCTTCGAGCGGGTGGATCGTCACGATCGCCGTGCAATAGGGCCGCCGGTCGCCATGCGCGTGCACCTGGCTGATGAACGTGTCGCTCGCCTTGATCTCGTTCTCCACGTTCGCCGGGCTGATGTTTTTCCCGCCCGACGTGATGATGAGGTGCTTCTTGCGATCGACGATGAACACGAAGCCATCCGCGTCCTTCCGGCCGATGTCGCCCGTGTGCAGCCACCCCTCCTCGTCGATCATCTCCCGCGTCGCCTCGGGGTTTTTGTAATACCCCTTGAACACGTTCGGGCCACGCACGAGGATCTCGCCGTCGTCGGCAATTTTATCCTCGACGAACGGGAGCGCGCGGCCGACGGAGCCGAGGCGGACCTGGCCCGGGCGATTGCCGTGTGTCACGACCGTGGCCTCGGTCATGCCGTACATCTCGTAAATGGGGAGGTTCGCCGCCCAGAAAAACGCGAGGATCGGGCGCGGGATCGGCGCCGCCCCCGTGATGAAACGTTTTACGCGGCCGCCGAACACCTCCCGGACCCGCGAAAAGACGAGTTTGTCGGCCACGCGATGCGCGAGCCGCGCCGGGAGCGAGGGCGTCTCGCCGCGTTGCCAGGCCTCCACGACCGCGAGGCCCGCCGATTCGGCCCACCGAAAGACCCGCTTTCGCGCTGTCGGGGCCTTGTCGACCTCGGTCTGGATGCGAGCATAGGCCTTCTCGAAGATACGCGGGACGCTGCCGAAGAGCGTCGGGCGCACCTCCTTGAGCTCCTCCAGCACCGCGGGCACGCTCGTCGCGTACGCGGTGGCGATGCCAAAATCGATGCGGCCCCAAAACGCGAGGATACGCTCGGCCGCGTGCGCCATCGGCAAGAACGAGAGCGAGATGTCCGAGCGCGAGAACGCGTTGAAATGGACGCCCGCGAGCGTCACGAGGATGTTGCGGTGCGAGATCATCGCCCCCTTGGGCGGGCCGGTCGTGCCGCTCGTGTAAATAAAGAGCGCCGTGTCGTCGGGGTCGATGGCCTCGATGCGGGCCGCGACGAGGGAGGCGTCGCCCGGCGCTTCGAGGGCCTCGTCCCAGCTGACGAGCCACGCATGCTGGCGCAAGGTCTCTTCGAGGCCCTGCGTGTCCCACACGACGACGAGCTCCAGCTTGGGGACCTCGTGCTTGACGGCGAGGATCTTCTCGACCTCGTCCTTGCCCTCGACGAACACGACCACCACGTCCGCGTGATCGAGGACGTACGCGAGTTGCCCCGGGGCGAGCGTGGGGTACGCGCCGACCGTGACCACCGCGGCGAGCTGCCCGCCGACGTCGCAGATGCACCACTCGGGGCGGGTGCTGCCGACGATGCCGATCTTGTCGCCGGGCGCGAGGCCACGCTTCGCGAGGAAGGTCGCGAGGGCCATGGCGCGCGCCTTGAACTCGGCCCAGGTCGTGGACCTCCATTCCCCGTTTTTTTTCGCCTTCCAGGCGACGGCCGTCGGCGTGGCGGCGGCGCGGCGCAAGAAGAGGTCGGCCAAGGACCGCGCCTCGTTCGCGAGCGGGACGGCGGGATCGGGCGGCGGGACGACAGGATCGAGCATGAGCTCAGCCTCCGGCAGGTGCCTTCACGAAGGAATCGAGGAGCGCGACGAGGGTCTCGGGCGCTTCGAGGTTCGGCGAATGGCCCACGCCAGGGACGATCTCGTGGCGCGCGCCGAGGAGATCCGCGGTCCGTGTTCCCACCTCGCGCGTGGAGAGCATGTCGCGCTCGCCGCTGACGACGAGGGCCGGCACGCCCGCGAGCGCGCGGAGCCGATCGCCGGGCGCCCAATCGCGGAGCGCGTCGAGCGTGGCCATCGTGGCCTCGGGGGCTTGGTGGTGGCTCTCGGCGACGAGCTCCTGGAAAAACGCGTCGTTCGGCGCCGTGGGCGCGATGCCGCGGAACGCGGCGGCGAAGATGGCGAGGTTCTCCTGGGCGAGGCGCTGGCGGTCAGGGACGTGGTAGGCGCGCGGCATGCCATCGGGCCAGGCAGGCGCGACGAGCGTGAGGGAGCGGGCGCGGGCGCGATCGGTGAGCGCGAGCTCGAGGATCACGGCCGTGCCGAGCGAGTGGCCCACGAGGTGCGCCGCGGACCACCCCAGGGCGTCCATCAAGCTGGCGAGGTCCTGGGCGAGGCGTGGGACGCTGTAATCGTGAGGTGCGGCGCGGGTCTGCCCGCGGCCGCGGAGGTCGGGTGCGACAGAGCGGTAGCGCGCGGGCAAACGGTCGAGGACAGGGCGCCAGAAGAGGCTCGTGGTCCAGTTGCCGTGCACGAACACGAAGGGCTCGCCGTGTTCGTCCCCGCGCGTCGACCAATGGATCGTGAGTGATCCGGATTGGAGGGAAGGCATACCGGCATCATCTTCGACCCGAGGCCCTTCGTCTATGGCCAGCATGCCCCTTGTGTAGCCACCACGAGCCCCCTAAGCAGGCGCCATGAAGAGCCTTCAGGTTGGATCGGTCGTCTTTGCTGCGCTCGTGGGGGGCGCGGCGCTCGTCGGTTGCGAGCAGCCTCCGGCGTCTCCGAAAGCCGGGACGGATTCGGCCGGGGGAGCCGCAGTTCAGGACGGAACGAAGAGGAGCCTGCACGATTTCAAGGTGAAGACGATCGTCGGGGAGGAGCGCTCGCTCGGCGACTTCCGGGGCAACGTCGTGCTCGTCGTCAACACGGCCTCGGAGTGCGGCTACACACCGCAATACGCGGGCCTCGAGAAGCTGCACGAGCGCTTCGAGGCGAAGGGCTTTTCCGTGCTCGGCTTCCCCTCGAACGACTACGGCGCGCAGGAGCCCGGGACCGACGCCGAGATCGCCACGTTCTGCACGAGCAAGTTCGGCGTGAAGTTCCCCATGTTCTCGAAGATCACCGTGAAGGGGAGCGGCAAGCATCCGCTGTATACGTTCCTCACGCAGGCTGCGCCGGCGGGCGAGGTGAAGTGGAACTTCGAAAAATTCCTCGTCGGCAAGGATGGCGCGGTGAAAGAGAGGTTCCCGTCGGCCGTCGAGCCCGAGGACGAGAAGCTCGTCCAGGCGATCGAAAAAGCGCTCGGAAGCTGAGCCTGCTCGGGGGAACGGCTTCCCACCCTCGCTTCGATCGAACAAGATCCCGAACATGACGCTCGACGAGGAGCTGCTCGATGCGGCCAGCCGCGGCGACGAGGCGCGCGTGAAGGACGCGCTCGCACGCGGGGCAAACGTGGACGCGACGCGGAGGTACACGACGAGCGTCGATCGCGAGGTGCTCGAAGGGACGGCCTCGGCGTTGATGCTCGCGATCATGAACGGGCACGACTGCGTCGCCGAGCTTTTGATCGAGCGCGGCGCGGATCCCGATGCCGCAGACGAGCTCACGGGGCGCACGCCGCTCGTGGAGGCAGCCGCGCGGGGAGAGATCAGCGTCGTGGAGGCGCTGATCGACGGCGGCGCGAGCCTCGACGCGCGGGACGCGATGGCGAACCAGAACGCGGTGACGGCGGCGGTCATGGGCGGGCACGCGGGGATCGCGCGGCAGCTCGTCGAGGCGGGCGCGCCGATCGAGCCGCGGGCCTTCGAGGAGGCGACGCGGCGCGGGAGGCTCGAGCTCGCGGCGTTTTTCGTGGAGCGCGGGCTCGATCCGGACAAGACGGAGGCGCTCGAAGGGGCCGCGACCGCGGGGCGCGTGGACGTGATCACGTGGCTGCTCGCGCACGGCGTGGATCCGAGAAAACACGGGTGTGAAGCGCTGCTCTCGGCGGCGAACGCGGGCAAGGCCGAGGCCGTGGAGTTACTCGTCGCGGCCGGCGTGCCGATCGACGCGACGACGAGGTACGGCTGGATGCCGCTGCACCTCGCGGCCTACAACGGCGA
Protein-coding sequences here:
- a CDS encoding AMP-dependent synthetase/ligase, with amino-acid sequence MLDPVVPPPDPAVPLANEARSLADLFLRRAAATPTAVAWKAKKNGEWRSTTWAEFKARAMALATFLAKRGLAPGDKIGIVGSTRPEWCICDVGGQLAAVVTVGAYPTLAPGQLAYVLDHADVVVVFVEGKDEVEKILAVKHEVPKLELVVVWDTQGLEETLRQHAWLVSWDEALEAPGDASLVAARIEAIDPDDTALFIYTSGTTGPPKGAMISHRNILVTLAGVHFNAFSRSDISLSFLPMAHAAERILAFWGRIDFGIATAYATSVPAVLEELKEVRPTLFGSVPRIFEKAYARIQTEVDKAPTARKRVFRWAESAGLAVVEAWQRGETPSLPARLAHRVADKLVFSRVREVFGGRVKRFITGAAPIPRPILAFFWAANLPIYEMYGMTEATVVTHGNRPGQVRLGSVGRALPFVEDKIADDGEILVRGPNVFKGYYKNPEATREMIDEEGWLHTGDIGRKDADGFVFIVDRKKHLIITSGGKNISPANVENEIKASDTFISQVHAHGDRRPYCTAIVTIHPLEAVEWAKARGHLGDAQADELRRALMASPLSRPPGLAPVMEKATTDPEVQKRVASAVRRANTKLARVEGIKRIHLLERDFSLEEDEVTPTLKVKRKTIEKKFAQVFDRLYEDPGFGISIEEE
- a CDS encoding alpha/beta fold hydrolase translates to MPSLQSGSLTIHWSTRGDEHGEPFVFVHGNWTTSLFWRPVLDRLPARYRSVAPDLRGRGQTRAAPHDYSVPRLAQDLASLMDALGWSAAHLVGHSLGTAVILELALTDRARARSLTLVAPAWPDGMPRAYHVPDRQRLAQENLAIFAAAFRGIAPTAPNDAFFQELVAESHHQAPEATMATLDALRDWAPGDRLRALAGVPALVVSGERDMLSTREVGTRTADLLGARHEIVPGVGHSPNLEAPETLVALLDSFVKAPAGG
- a CDS encoding glutathione peroxidase, producing MKSLQVGSVVFAALVGGAALVGCEQPPASPKAGTDSAGGAAVQDGTKRSLHDFKVKTIVGEERSLGDFRGNVVLVVNTASECGYTPQYAGLEKLHERFEAKGFSVLGFPSNDYGAQEPGTDAEIATFCTSKFGVKFPMFSKITVKGSGKHPLYTFLTQAAPAGEVKWNFEKFLVGKDGAVKERFPSAVEPEDEKLVQAIEKALGS
- a CDS encoding ankyrin repeat domain-containing protein: MTLDEELLDAASRGDEARVKDALARGANVDATRRYTTSVDREVLEGTASALMLAIMNGHDCVAELLIERGADPDAADELTGRTPLVEAAARGEISVVEALIDGGASLDARDAMANQNAVTAAVMGGHAGIARQLVEAGAPIEPRAFEEATRRGRLELAAFFVERGLDPDKTEALEGAATAGRVDVITWLLAHGVDPRKHGCEALLSAANAGKAEAVELLVAAGVPIDATTRYGWMPLHLAAYNGDTKTVRALLALGADPRADDGTGKTALDWAREAGKAESVRLLEEALRR